In the genome of Megalops cyprinoides isolate fMegCyp1 chromosome 7, fMegCyp1.pri, whole genome shotgun sequence, one region contains:
- the LOC118780779 gene encoding protein kish-B, whose translation MTNVYSFDGILVFGLLFICTCAYLKKVPRLKNWLLSEKKGIWGVFYKGAVIGTRLHLAVALSCVSMAFYVLFIK comes from the exons TGTACTCTTTCGATGGGATCCTGGTGTTCGGTCTCCTGTTCATCTGCACCTGTGCATACCTGAAGAAGGTCCCACGGCTAAAGAACTGGCTACTCTCGGAGAAAAAGGGCATCTGGGGCGTCTTCTACAAAG GTGCTGTGATCGGTACGAGGCTTCACCTGGCAGTTGCGCTGTCATGCGTGTCCATGGCCTTCTACGTGCTCTTCATAAAGTGA